The sequence below is a genomic window from Pecten maximus chromosome 14, xPecMax1.1, whole genome shotgun sequence.
TCAGACGAAGTAAATGGTCCTGTATGGCGTTGTAATCCGTCTTCCAGAACAAATCAAAAGGAAAGCCAAAATCATGCGCCATGGCATTGTACGTCACAGGCCTTCGGACCCGCCCTCTAGATTTTACGTATTTTTCGTTACGAGATAAATATTCAGAAACtgagatttttttatttggtaTTTGAATCCATTGTTTTTCACGTAGAAACTGTATATTTGATTTGAATTGGCTGAACGGCTCTCTTACTATTCCAATATACACAGTATCTTTCGGAAGCATTCTTATGAAGTCATTTCTATTAAATCGTACATGTGCACAGAAAATGTCAATAGTCCTATTTGTAGGTATAGGGAAGATGGCATGTGGTGTTAATGACTGCACACCAGCGGGATCTTTACCCTTCGGAAGAGCAAACACCAGATTATGTTCGTGTCCGTAACGTAGAAAGATGTTCTGGATGGAGGTACTTGCTGCTTTGTGCACCTTTAGAAATGCTATGTGTTGGACGGGAGCGCCTTTTATGCTGTATCGAATCTGATTAGTTGTTTCTTTTTTACCTTTCAAGGTCATTTCCGGTATTTCGGTTTTTAAGTTAGCGTGTATtagtaaattgaaataaatcacCATTGATTGAAGACAGCAAACTCCCATCACCACCCTCCtgaaaaaatacagaaaatatttgGGTAGTTTGGATAGTATTTTATGATTTGATTCTAGTTATTGTCCGTTGCAACCACCCCGGTCCTCATATAGAGAACATGATATTAACTTCATCAATTTTACTTTGCTTTATATCCAGGGTGGCGTCGATGAAATAGAAAAAGACTTATACCCCCGAAACACCTGGCCTctttttaaagtacaatgtatctatataaattatTCCTT
It includes:
- the LOC117341856 gene encoding galactose-3-O-sulfotransferase 2-like, producing the protein MTLKGKKETTNQIRYSIKGAPVQHIAFLKVHKAASTSIQNIFLRYGHEHNLVFALPKGKDPAGVQSLTPHAIFPIPTNRTIDIFCAHVRFNRNDFIRMLPKDTVYIGIVREPFSQFKSNIQFLREKQWIQIPNKKISVSEYLSRNEKYVKSRGRVRRPVTYNAMAHDFGFPFDLFWKTDYNAIQDHLLRLNEEFDIVLVLEYLDESIVLMRRLLNWDLKYVLYGKLNVLKNPDKDLNFGPNEEKLYQNWAKLDYALYYFFLQKYKERLRAQSPDFFEEVAYFRETRFRYDHFCTNLIASKNDENVMLFEGSRWNRPFVVTKEDCGKLYIHDVDFLEILKRKHLKLANI